The following nucleotide sequence is from Tardiphaga alba.
CGTAACCTCAATTACTGGTGGACCTTCGGCGGCATCCTCTCCTTCATGCTCGGCGTGCAGATCGTCACCGGCGTGATCCTGGCGATGCATTACACGCCGCATGTGGACCTTGCTTTTAATTCGGTCGAGAGCATCGTCCGTGACGTGAATTACGGCTGGCTGCTGCGCTACCTGCATTCCAACGGCGCATCCATGTTCTTCATCGCCGTCTACATCCACATGCTCCGTGGCCTCTATTACGGTTCCTACAAGGCGCCGCGCGAAGTGCTCTGGATCCTCGGCGTCATCATCTACCTGCTGATGATGGCCACGGGCTTCATGGGCTACGTGCTGCCGTGGGGCCAGATGAGCTTCTGGGGCGCCACCGTCATCACCAACCTGTTCTCGGCCATTCCCTATGTCGGCGAGAGCATCGTGACCCTGCTGTGGGGCGGTTACGCCGTCGGCAACCCGACCCTGAACCGCTTCTTCTCGCTGCATTACCTGCTGCCCTTCGTGATCGCAGGCGTCGTCGTCCTGCACGTCTGGGCGCTGCATGTGGTCGGCCAGAACAACCCGGCCGGCGTCGAAGTGAAGACCGAGAAGGACGTGGTGCCGTTCACGCCTTACGCGACCATCAAGGATGGTTTCGGTATCGTCTGCTTCATGATCTTCTACGCATGGTTCGTGTTCTACATCCCGAACTATCTCGGCGATCCCGACAACTACATCCCGGCGAATCCGGGCGTGACCCCCGCGCACATCGTGCCGGAATGGTACTACCTGCCGTTCTACGCGATCCTGCGCTCGATTCCGTCCAAGCTCGGCGGCGTCATCGCGATGTTCTCGGCGATCATCGTGCTGGCCTTCCTGCCCTGGCTGGATAGCGCCAAGACCCGCTCGTCGAAGTATCGTCCGCTCGCCAAGCAGTTCTTCTGGATCTTCGTGGTGGTCTGCGTGCTGCTCGGCTGGCTCGGTGGCAAGCCTGCCGAAGGCATCTACATCACTGCCGGTCGTATCCTGACCTTCTGCTACTTCGCCTACTTCCTGATCGTGCTGCCGATCCTCAGCCGCATCGAGACACCGCGCGCGGTGCCCAACTCGATTGCTGATGACGTGCTGGCGAAATATGGAAAGAAGGCCGGTCCGATGGCGCCGGTGATCCTGGCGCTGGTTCTGGCCGGTGGTTTGGTCATGGGCGGATCGCAGAATGCCAAGGCGGCAGAAGGTGGCCCGACGCCGCCGTCGCTGTCGTGGAGCTTTGCCGGCCCTTTCGGCAAGTTTGACCGCGGTGCCCTGCAGCGCGGCTACAAGGTCTACAAGGAAGTCTGCGCCACCTGCCACTCGATGAACCTGGTCCACTTCCGCAATCTTGCGGATCCCGGTGGCCCCGGCTTCTCGGCGGCACAGGCGCTTGCGGTGGCATCGGATATCCAGGTCAAGGATGGCCCGAACGACGCCGGCGACATGTTCGACCGTCCGGGCCGTCTCGCCGACAAATTCCCGGCGCCGTTCCCGAACGAGAACGCGGCGCGCGCAGCCAATGGCGGCGCTTATCCGCCGGACCTGTCGCTGCTGGCCAAGGCCCGCAACTATGACCGCGGCTTCCCGCAATTCATCTTCGACTTCTTCACCCAGTTCCAGGAAAAGGGCCCGAACTACATCGACGCCCTCCTGCAGGGCTATGAGGATGCACCGAAGGACTTCCAACTGCCGCAGGGGGCTTACTACAACAAGTATTT
It contains:
- a CDS encoding cytochrome c1, with the translated sequence MSGPSSYQPSHPALQWFEKRLPLIGLIHSSFIAYPTPRNLNYWWTFGGILSFMLGVQIVTGVILAMHYTPHVDLAFNSVESIVRDVNYGWLLRYLHSNGASMFFIAVYIHMLRGLYYGSYKAPREVLWILGVIIYLLMMATGFMGYVLPWGQMSFWGATVITNLFSAIPYVGESIVTLLWGGYAVGNPTLNRFFSLHYLLPFVIAGVVVLHVWALHVVGQNNPAGVEVKTEKDVVPFTPYATIKDGFGIVCFMIFYAWFVFYIPNYLGDPDNYIPANPGVTPAHIVPEWYYLPFYAILRSIPSKLGGVIAMFSAIIVLAFLPWLDSAKTRSSKYRPLAKQFFWIFVVVCVLLGWLGGKPAEGIYITAGRILTFCYFAYFLIVLPILSRIETPRAVPNSIADDVLAKYGKKAGPMAPVILALVLAGGLVMGGSQNAKAAEGGPTPPSLSWSFAGPFGKFDRGALQRGYKVYKEVCATCHSMNLVHFRNLADPGGPGFSAAQALAVASDIQVKDGPNDAGDMFDRPGRLADKFPAPFPNENAARAANGGAYPPDLSLLAKARNYDRGFPQFIFDFFTQFQEKGPNYIDALLQGYEDAPKDFQLPQGAYYNKYFPGHAIKMPKPISDDQVTYDDGTPQKVENYAKDVATFMMWTAEPHLEARKKLGLQVMIFLIIFAFLMYFTKKKVWADAH